In Xenopus tropicalis strain Nigerian chromosome 5, UCB_Xtro_10.0, whole genome shotgun sequence, one genomic interval encodes:
- the mfsd4b gene encoding sodium-dependent glucose transporter 1, whose translation MAGSGKKKKHVRFARAAEGEAEEEEEENTLFEKRPGSLGQLGKRDRRRAFEDEVQLVPPDRKRGKPGELKWCVTTVLCAAFLGLGMAIAVLGPTFPDLAANVESSIANISFIFVGRSMGYLGGSILGGVLFEQMNQHLLLGLSMLATAAGLYVVPWCKRAVFLTAVMSVVGMSMGFLDTGGNVIILNTWEDQAGPHVQALHFSFALGAFVAPILAKLALEFIPFDKIPLMDSADRFNASQPSFEQSALPFGIKKSMLSYIVIGTYILLVSLFLFILYSKSRPSQSAGKASDEKFRTAKYHNALIFLLFLFFFCYVGAEVAYGSYIFTYAITTNIDHNKAAGLNSLFWGVFAAVRGLAICFATCLYPGTMLLVSVIGCTLSSLILVLFNSNHLLLWAGTAVYGASMATTFPSGFSWAQQYTTIGGKAASLFVVGASLGEMAIPASVGYLQGMFPTFPVLMYTALASSTMTAVLFPVMYKLATAQQDQARYNRVESDDRRALLSNTGLEEDEDEAQNWNEADFETIEMNDRKNNSVTVISEDTTGNSLPLEVPKHSSDSNGAEPVANKSPSRKHNTDREKND comes from the exons ATGGCGGGCAGTGGGAAGAAGAAGAAACACGTGCGCTTCGCCCGAGCGGCGGAGGGAGAGGccgaggaggaagaggaggaaaacACTCTGTTTGAGAAGCGGCCGGGCAGCCTGGGCCAGCTGGGGAAGCGCGATAGGAGGAGGGCGTTTGAGGATGAAGTCCAGTTGGTTCCTCCAGACAGGAAGAGGGGAAAGCCGGGAGAGTTGAAGTGGTGTGTCACTACTGTCTTGTGTGCGGCCTTCCTGGGGCTG GGAATGGCTATTGCAGTTCTGGGCCCCACTTTTCCTGACCTGGCAGCAAATGTTGAGAGCAGTATTGCCAATATTTCCTTCATTTTTGTTGGTCGCTCCATGGGATATCTTGGTGGCTCAATTTTGGGAGGCGTCCTTTTTGAACAAATGAATCAACACCTTCTTTTGG GGCTATCCATGCTGGCAACTGCTGCTGGGCTTTATGTCGTCCCTTGGTGTAAAAGAGCTGTGTTCCTTACTGCTGTCATGTCAGTTGTTGGAATGTCAATGGGATTTCTGGATACAG GTGGGAATGTTATTATTCTGAACACTTGGGAAGACCAGGCTGGGCCACACGTACAAGCTCTACACTTCAGTTTTGCTCTGGGAGCCTTTGTGGCTCCAATCTTGGCTAAACTAGCTCTGGAATTTATTCCCTTCGACAAGATTCCCTTAATGGACTCTGCAGATAGATTTAATGCTAGCCAACCGTCCTTTGAACAGTCAGCCTTACCTTTTGGAATAAAAAAGTCCATGCTATCCTATATAGTCATTGGGACATATATTTTGCTGGTCTCCTTATTTTTATTCATCTTATATTCTAAAAGTCGTCCGAGCCAGTCAGCAGGAAAAGCTTCAGATGAAAAATTTCGAACAGCCAAATACCATAATGCTCTAATTTTCCTCCTATTCCTGTTCTTTTTCTGCTATGTTGGGGCAGAGGTAGCATACGGCTCTTACATATTCACCTATGCCATCACAACAAACATTGATCATAATAAAGCAGCCGGACTAAATTCGTTGTTTTGGGGAGTATTTGCTGCAGTTCGGGGACTTGCCATCTGTTTTGCTACCTGCTTGTATCCTGGCACCATGTTGCTTGTGAGTGTGATTGGTTGTACCCTGTCATCTTTGATTTTAGTCCTTTTTAATAGCAATCACCTTTTGCTCTGGGCTGGAACTGCAGTGTACGGAGCATCAATGGCTACTACTTTTCCAAGTGGCTTCTCCTGGgctcagcagtacactaccatTGGAGGAAAGGCAGCATCGCTATTTGTGGTCGGGGCTTCTCTTGGAGAAATGGCTATTCCTGCCTCAGTGGGATATCTGCAGGGAATGTTTCCCACTTTCCCTGTTCTCATGTACACAGCTCTAGCATCCTCTACAATGACAGCAGTCCTTTTTCCTGTTATGTACAAACTGGCCACCGCTCAGCAAGACCAGGCGCGATATAATAGGGTTGAGAGTGATGACCGCAGGGCTTTGCTTTCCAACACAGGACTAGAAGAGGATGAAGATGAGGCTCAAAACTGGAATGAAGCAGACTTTGAAACCATTGAAATGAACGATCGAAAGAACAATTCAGTTACTGTGATTTCAGAGGACACTACTGGGAACAGTCTACCTTTAGAGGTCCCAAAGCACTCTAGCGACTCTAATGGGGCTGAACCAGTGGCTAACAAATCTCCCTCCAGAAAGCATAATACagacagagaaaaaaatgattga